From a single Mycolicibacterium mengxianglii genomic region:
- a CDS encoding GntR family transcriptional regulator, protein MSPRASTPRAPARTDRNAGQRADFVRPKTAQQAVAEALREDITTGKLPPGSWIVQESVAEQFGVSRIPIREALKTLEAEEYITYVPHSGYRVTKLSLAELTEVFRLRNILEEELIRDAMPRMTDAAVREMREAMAEMDAAAAVEDLVAVGIANRRFHHLTYQDSQMARTKRIVNQLWNTADAYRPLYAHLMDLTQVNTEHLLIVDAIEARDTDRAVLLNNQHRAHAVEHLTLAFGQEEQEATKL, encoded by the coding sequence ATGTCACCGCGAGCCTCCACTCCACGCGCACCCGCGCGCACCGATCGAAATGCCGGTCAGCGGGCTGATTTCGTTCGGCCCAAGACCGCGCAGCAGGCTGTCGCGGAGGCATTGCGAGAAGACATCACCACCGGCAAACTCCCGCCGGGGAGCTGGATTGTGCAGGAGTCGGTCGCCGAGCAGTTCGGGGTGTCCCGGATCCCGATCCGGGAAGCGCTGAAAACGCTGGAGGCCGAGGAGTACATCACCTACGTGCCGCACAGCGGATACCGGGTGACCAAGCTGAGTCTTGCTGAGCTCACAGAGGTTTTCCGGCTACGCAACATTCTGGAAGAAGAACTGATCCGAGACGCGATGCCCCGGATGACCGACGCGGCGGTCCGTGAGATGCGAGAAGCGATGGCTGAAATGGACGCTGCCGCCGCGGTGGAGGATCTTGTCGCGGTCGGTATCGCCAACCGGCGGTTCCACCACCTGACCTATCAGGACAGCCAGATGGCGCGCACGAAACGCATCGTCAACCAGCTGTGGAACACCGCCGATGCCTATCGGCCGCTGTACGCGCACCTGATGGATCTGACCCAGGTCAACACCGAGCACCTGTTGATCGTCGACGCCATCGAGGCGCGCGATACCGACCGGGCTGTGCTGCTCAACAACCAGCATCGGGCGCACGCCGTGGAGCATCTCACGCTGGCATTTGGCCAAGAGGAACAGGAAGCAACCAAGCTGTGA
- a CDS encoding RidA family protein — MTPQERFARLGLTLPEPATPKGAYSPSRLCGNQIWVSGTTARRGADPGVLGVVGDDVTIEQAQVQAENAALNLVAAIDAAVGLDAVTAVLHLRGYVRATTDFGSHPAVIDGASRMLVAVFGEQVGAHARTAIGVASLPGGACVELELVAALEP, encoded by the coding sequence GTGACGCCGCAGGAGCGCTTCGCGCGGTTGGGTCTGACATTGCCCGAGCCCGCGACACCGAAAGGTGCCTACTCGCCGAGCCGGTTGTGCGGCAATCAGATCTGGGTTTCTGGAACCACAGCGCGCCGGGGTGCGGACCCCGGTGTGCTCGGCGTGGTGGGCGATGATGTCACGATCGAGCAGGCGCAGGTTCAAGCCGAGAACGCGGCGCTCAATCTGGTGGCGGCCATCGACGCCGCAGTCGGCCTGGATGCCGTGACAGCCGTGCTTCACCTGCGGGGGTACGTAAGGGCAACAACAGATTTCGGTTCGCACCCGGCGGTCATCGACGGGGCCTCCCGGATGCTTGTCGCGGTATTCGGCGAGCAGGTGGGTGCGCACGCGCGTACCGCCATCGGAGTGGCTTCGTTACCCGGTGGAGCCTGCGTGGAGCTCGAACTTGTTGCCGCGCTTGAACCCTGA
- a CDS encoding pullulanase has translation MDYCMGAADGTASMWSAVPDIDTDGDGVLDGVALDFDGDGLRDDALADLDGDGIAEHAVLDLDGGSAWFTDDGTGTWAVPADGLASRGGPLRWLSLDGMEHTGGPDVDFDGDGAADDRLLDSDGDGSADRVLSADEGGGYRSGYVDTDGDGRWDVKLVDTDGDGTADDAAAL, from the coding sequence ATGGACTATTGCATGGGTGCCGCAGACGGCACCGCCTCGATGTGGTCAGCGGTCCCTGATATCGACACCGATGGTGACGGCGTGCTCGACGGGGTGGCGCTGGATTTCGACGGGGACGGACTGCGCGACGACGCGCTGGCAGATCTGGACGGCGACGGCATCGCCGAGCATGCCGTACTCGATCTCGACGGCGGCAGCGCCTGGTTCACCGATGACGGCACCGGTACCTGGGCGGTACCCGCCGACGGCCTCGCTAGCCGTGGTGGGCCGTTGCGCTGGCTGAGCCTTGACGGCATGGAACACACCGGCGGGCCGGACGTGGACTTCGACGGTGACGGGGCCGCCGATGACCGGCTCCTGGACAGCGATGGTGACGGCAGCGCCGACCGCGTGCTCAGCGCGGACGAGGGCGGGGGATACCGCAGCGGCTACGTCGACACCGACGGCGACGGCCGCTGGGACGTCAAGCTGGTGGACACCGACGGCGACGGTACGGCCGACGACGCCGCCGCCCTCTGA
- a CDS encoding TIGR03084 family metal-binding protein, with translation MTDAGPLIAELVAESDDLDALVAELPADQWAAATPAPGWDIAHQIAHLLWTDRVSLLSVTDEPGFAEVLAAADADPRGFVNRGAADLAMLAPAELLSAWRTTRTALHAALRTVPDGRKLAWFGPPMSAPSMATARLMETWAHGLDVADALGVRRMPTSRLRSIAHLGVRTRDFAFRVHGLPPPAETFHVELRGPDGQKWEWGPGDATQRVTGAAEDFCLLVTQRRPPAELDVTAVGVDAERWLSIAQAFAGPPGVGR, from the coding sequence ATGACCGACGCGGGTCCGCTGATCGCCGAGTTGGTTGCCGAAAGCGATGATCTCGACGCGCTGGTCGCCGAGCTGCCGGCAGATCAGTGGGCGGCCGCAACCCCTGCCCCGGGCTGGGACATCGCCCACCAGATCGCCCACCTGTTGTGGACCGACCGGGTTTCGCTGCTGTCGGTCACCGACGAGCCCGGGTTCGCCGAGGTGCTAGCCGCCGCCGATGCCGACCCGCGCGGCTTTGTGAACCGGGGTGCCGCCGACCTGGCGATGCTGGCGCCCGCAGAGTTGTTGTCGGCGTGGCGGACTACGCGCACAGCGCTGCATGCCGCCCTGCGGACGGTGCCTGATGGCCGCAAGCTGGCCTGGTTCGGACCCCCGATGAGTGCGCCCTCGATGGCGACGGCCCGGCTGATGGAGACCTGGGCGCACGGCCTTGATGTCGCCGATGCGCTCGGTGTGCGCCGGATGCCAACATCGCGGCTGCGGTCGATCGCCCACCTCGGCGTGCGTACCCGCGACTTCGCGTTCAGGGTGCACGGCCTGCCGCCGCCGGCCGAGACGTTTCACGTGGAACTACGCGGGCCCGACGGGCAGAAGTGGGAGTGGGGCCCGGGCGATGCGACACAGCGGGTGACGGGGGCGGCTGAGGACTTCTGTTTGCTGGTGACGCAGCGACGGCCTCCTGCTGAACTGGATGTGACGGCCGTGGGGGTTGATGCTGAGCGCTGGCTGTCGATTGCGCAGGCGTTCGCGGGCCCGCCCGGCGTGGGCCGATGA
- a CDS encoding YqgE/AlgH family protein: protein MAQSEDPEDFVAPAAHRVRAGTLLLANTDLLEPTFRRSVIYVVEHNDGGTLGVVLNRPSETAVYNVLPQWAKLAAKPKTMFIGGPVKRDSALCLGTLRVGVDAQGVPGLRHVAGRMVMVDLDADPDALAPVIEGVRIFAGYSGWTIGQLEGEIERNDWIVLSALPTDVLVEQRVDLWARVLRRQPMPLSLLATHPIDVSRN, encoded by the coding sequence GTGGCTCAGTCGGAAGACCCCGAGGATTTTGTCGCACCCGCGGCCCATCGGGTGCGCGCGGGAACGCTGCTGCTGGCCAACACCGATCTGCTGGAGCCCACGTTCCGCCGCAGTGTCATCTACGTCGTCGAGCACAATGACGGCGGAACGCTGGGGGTGGTGCTGAACCGGCCGAGTGAGACGGCGGTCTACAACGTGTTGCCGCAGTGGGCGAAGCTGGCCGCCAAACCGAAGACGATGTTCATCGGTGGGCCGGTCAAGCGGGATTCCGCGCTGTGCCTGGGGACGCTACGCGTGGGCGTGGACGCTCAGGGGGTGCCGGGTTTGCGGCACGTCGCCGGGCGCATGGTGATGGTCGACCTGGACGCCGATCCCGACGCGCTGGCTCCGGTGATCGAAGGTGTGCGGATCTTCGCCGGTTACTCGGGCTGGACCATCGGCCAGCTCGAGGGCGAGATCGAACGCAACGACTGGATTGTGTTGTCCGCGTTGCCAACTGATGTTCTGGTGGAGCAGCGGGTGGACTTGTGGGCGCGGGTGTTGCGCCGTCAGCCGATGCCGTTGTCGCTGCTGGCCACCCATCCCATCGACGTGAGCCGCAACTGA
- a CDS encoding LpqN/LpqT family lipoprotein has protein sequence MFDRVADRPPGLRILVSGVAAGIVGMIGLAGGTASAEPALPLPPAPTPVAESVIVQQAGVTPVPAGVPVQPPAAATVNLTPQPQLAPSLPTAAGPAVTAPVAPALVPATSGTIKEFLAGKGVTLEPQDPRTFSALHITLPMPRGWSQVPDPNVPDAFAVIADRVGGDGLYTSNAQVIVYKLAGGDFDATEAITHGFIDSQQLANWQSTDASLASYGGFPSSLIEGAYRQNDMMLNTSRRHVLASSGPDKYLVSLSVTTAVNQAIAAADATDAIVNGFRVTGPAPAAPAAAPLPAPAAPPA, from the coding sequence ATGTTTGACAGAGTCGCCGACCGGCCCCCTGGCCTGCGGATACTGGTGAGTGGTGTGGCCGCGGGCATCGTCGGGATGATCGGTCTCGCCGGCGGAACCGCTTCGGCTGAGCCCGCGCTGCCCCTGCCGCCGGCCCCCACGCCCGTCGCCGAGAGCGTCATCGTGCAACAGGCCGGCGTCACCCCGGTCCCGGCCGGTGTGCCCGTACAGCCGCCGGCCGCGGCGACGGTCAATCTCACACCCCAACCCCAGCTCGCCCCCTCACTGCCGACAGCCGCCGGCCCCGCGGTGACCGCACCCGTTGCCCCGGCTCTGGTTCCCGCCACCTCCGGGACCATCAAGGAGTTCCTCGCCGGCAAGGGCGTCACCCTCGAGCCACAGGACCCGCGCACCTTCAGTGCGCTGCACATCACCTTGCCGATGCCGCGAGGGTGGTCGCAGGTTCCCGACCCGAACGTGCCGGATGCGTTCGCGGTGATCGCGGACCGGGTCGGCGGGGACGGCCTCTACACGTCCAACGCCCAAGTGATCGTCTACAAGCTGGCCGGCGGTGACTTCGACGCCACGGAAGCCATCACCCACGGCTTCATCGACAGTCAGCAGCTGGCCAACTGGCAGTCCACCGACGCGTCGCTGGCGTCGTACGGCGGCTTTCCCTCGTCACTCATCGAGGGCGCCTACCGGCAGAACGACATGATGCTCAACACCTCACGTCGCCATGTGCTGGCCAGCTCCGGACCCGACAAGTACCTGGTGAGCCTGTCGGTGACCACCGCCGTCAACCAGGCGATCGCCGCAGCCGACGCCACCGATGCCATCGTCAACGGTTTCCGGGTGACCGGGCCGGCTCCCGCCGCACCCGCCGCCGCTCCACTGCCGGCACCGGCGGCGCCGCCCGCCTAG
- a CDS encoding MFS transporter — protein sequence MDARASLALWRAVRSLPQFGRLLQMRLASQFGDGLFQAALAGALLFNPDRAANALAVAGAFAVLFLPYSLLGPFAGALLDRWDRRVVLVGANLGRMLLIVGVGVLLSVGAGDLPILCGALIVNGFTRFVASGLSAALPHVVPRAQVVTMNSVATAAGAAATFLGAAFMLLPRWWIGANDTGSAAVIFMVVVPVGLALILALRFPARVLGPDDTVRAIHGSALYAVSTGWVHGFRTVSAVPSVAATLTALAAHRMVFGINTLLVLVIVRHTDIPSVEVAGLGSAAIFVVATGCGSFLATVITPAAVKRWGRFRTTNGSLICGAVIQLAGVGLHLPVMVGCGFLLGALGQVVKLCADSAMQIDVDDALRGHVFAVQDSLFWVSFIAAITLAAVVIPADGDSPGLVVAGSVIYVLGTVAHMLVGRERG from the coding sequence GTGGACGCGCGTGCCTCGCTGGCCTTGTGGCGCGCGGTGCGCAGCCTGCCGCAGTTCGGCCGACTGCTGCAGATGCGGCTGGCGAGCCAGTTCGGTGACGGGCTGTTTCAGGCCGCTCTGGCCGGCGCGCTGCTGTTCAACCCGGACCGCGCCGCGAACGCCCTGGCCGTCGCAGGTGCTTTTGCGGTCCTGTTCCTGCCCTACTCGTTGCTGGGGCCATTTGCCGGAGCACTGCTGGACCGCTGGGACCGGCGGGTGGTGCTGGTGGGCGCCAACCTGGGCCGCATGCTGCTCATCGTCGGCGTCGGGGTGCTGTTGTCGGTGGGCGCCGGCGACCTGCCGATCCTGTGCGGCGCGCTGATCGTCAACGGCTTCACCCGGTTCGTGGCCTCCGGCCTGTCCGCGGCACTGCCACACGTGGTGCCCCGGGCCCAGGTGGTGACGATGAACTCGGTCGCCACCGCCGCTGGTGCCGCCGCGACGTTCCTGGGCGCCGCCTTCATGTTGCTGCCGCGCTGGTGGATCGGTGCCAATGACACCGGCTCCGCGGCCGTCATCTTCATGGTGGTGGTGCCGGTGGGACTGGCACTGATACTGGCGCTGCGTTTCCCGGCCCGGGTGCTGGGACCCGACGACACCGTGCGGGCGATCCACGGCTCGGCGTTGTACGCGGTGTCCACCGGCTGGGTGCACGGGTTCCGCACCGTGTCGGCGGTGCCGTCGGTGGCGGCGACGCTGACCGCCCTGGCCGCCCACCGCATGGTGTTCGGCATCAACACCCTGCTGGTGCTGGTGATCGTCCGCCACACCGACATCCCGTCGGTCGAGGTCGCCGGCCTGGGCAGCGCGGCGATCTTCGTCGTGGCAACCGGCTGCGGCTCTTTCCTGGCCACCGTGATCACTCCGGCGGCCGTCAAGCGCTGGGGGCGGTTCAGAACCACCAACGGTTCCCTCATCTGTGGGGCGGTGATCCAGCTTGCGGGGGTGGGCCTGCACCTGCCGGTGATGGTCGGCTGCGGTTTCCTGCTCGGCGCCCTCGGGCAGGTCGTCAAGCTGTGCGCCGACTCGGCCATGCAGATCGACGTCGACGACGCCCTGCGCGGGCATGTGTTCGCGGTCCAGGATTCGCTGTTCTGGGTGTCCTTCATCGCGGCGATCACCCTGGCGGCGGTTGTCATTCCCGCTGACGGTGACTCCCCCGGTCTGGTGGTGGCGGGCTCGGTGATCTACGTGCTGGGGACCGTCGCGCACATGCTCGTCGGACGCGAACGGGGCTGA
- a CDS encoding LLM class flavin-dependent oxidoreductase has product MLSKGVGLFPTESAAKMCEYVQLSESLGYDHVWFGDSQNIWRESSTVMGAAAVGTTKVVLGTGVTNAVTRHPSLLASTWATLAEMTDGRVALGIGTGDSSLRTMGLKPLKLAELEESITQLRTLFRGEKVREATSGAEYHLNYLTAPVDIPIYIAASAPKILKMSGRIADGVIVLVGTAPHFIEAALKTIEEGAAESGRTLDDIHIVLWTPTAISDDRKEARDLVRAHVSRVAIRPLPAQVEPELESAIDRIRQSYNYYEHMNTEASHADLVPDELVDLFALAGTRDECALRLKQIESLGVDQVSIVPFVRPGESRAPTIRAFAEIVDNQS; this is encoded by the coding sequence ATGTTGAGCAAGGGAGTCGGACTCTTCCCCACCGAGTCGGCGGCGAAGATGTGCGAATACGTCCAGTTGAGTGAGTCGTTGGGATACGACCACGTCTGGTTCGGGGATTCGCAGAACATCTGGCGAGAGTCCTCGACGGTCATGGGGGCCGCAGCCGTCGGCACCACCAAGGTGGTGTTGGGCACCGGGGTCACCAACGCGGTCACCCGGCACCCGTCCCTGCTCGCGTCGACATGGGCCACGCTGGCTGAAATGACCGACGGCCGAGTCGCACTCGGCATCGGCACCGGTGACTCGTCGTTGCGCACCATGGGGCTCAAGCCCCTCAAGCTCGCCGAGCTCGAGGAATCCATCACGCAATTGCGGACGTTGTTCCGCGGCGAGAAGGTCCGCGAAGCCACCAGCGGCGCCGAGTACCACCTGAACTACCTCACCGCCCCGGTCGACATCCCGATCTACATCGCGGCATCTGCCCCGAAGATCCTCAAGATGTCCGGGCGCATCGCCGACGGCGTGATCGTGCTCGTCGGCACGGCCCCGCACTTCATCGAGGCGGCCCTGAAAACCATCGAAGAGGGCGCTGCGGAGAGCGGCCGCACCCTCGATGACATCCACATCGTGCTGTGGACCCCGACGGCGATCAGCGACGACCGCAAGGAGGCGCGAGACCTGGTGCGCGCTCACGTCTCTCGCGTCGCCATTCGGCCGCTACCGGCGCAGGTGGAGCCTGAGCTGGAGAGCGCCATCGACCGCATTCGACAGAGCTACAACTACTACGAGCACATGAACACGGAGGCATCGCACGCCGACCTGGTGCCCGATGAGTTGGTCGACCTGTTCGCGCTGGCCGGCACCCGAGACGAATGCGCTCTGCGCCTCAAGCAGATCGAGTCGCTGGGTGTCGACCAGGTCTCCATCGTCCCCTTCGTGCGTCCCGGTGAAAGTAGGGCGCCCACCATCCGCGCGTTCGCCGAGATCGTCGACAATCAGTCGTGA
- a CDS encoding SRPBCC family protein, with product MQLVNTFSVDAPLPTAWNTLSDIPLVVACVPGAELEGQDGDEYHARVAVKVGPVGLTLAGSATVVARDDAAHQMVVRGRATDAKGNGSAEATVTMVVTDNAGRSDVTVTTDLELGGRIAQFGSGVISQVSNRILTQFAKRLNAAIADPQGAAGTTITHTPSPANRHRGSRDVTQLLATALAGVALGLAVGRLVQRAR from the coding sequence GTGCAGCTCGTCAATACGTTTTCAGTGGACGCTCCGCTGCCGACGGCATGGAACACACTGTCCGACATCCCCCTCGTCGTGGCGTGTGTACCCGGCGCCGAACTGGAGGGACAGGACGGCGACGAGTACCACGCCCGGGTGGCAGTCAAGGTGGGTCCGGTTGGCCTCACCCTGGCGGGCAGCGCAACAGTGGTGGCCCGCGACGACGCCGCCCACCAGATGGTGGTGCGTGGCCGCGCAACCGACGCCAAGGGCAACGGCTCGGCCGAAGCCACGGTGACCATGGTCGTCACCGACAACGCCGGTCGTTCTGATGTCACCGTGACCACTGATCTCGAATTAGGCGGCCGCATAGCACAATTCGGCAGCGGGGTGATCTCGCAGGTCAGCAATCGGATCCTCACCCAGTTCGCCAAGCGACTCAACGCCGCCATCGCCGACCCGCAGGGTGCGGCGGGCACCACGATCACCCACACACCCTCCCCCGCCAACCGCCACCGTGGGAGCCGCGACGTCACCCAGCTGTTGGCGACAGCTCTGGCCGGGGTGGCTCTCGGTCTGGCTGTCGGCCGGCTGGTGCAGCGCGCTCGTTGA
- the leuS gene encoding leucine--tRNA ligase, translating to MTESPTSGPVAAVTAAESDAPAFRYSADLAGRIEQTWQESWERHGTFHVPNPVGPLAPSDGASVPADKMFVQDMFPYPSGEGLHVGHPLGYIATDVYARYYRMQGRNVLHALGFDAFGLPAEQYAVQTGTHPRTRTEANIVNFKRQLGRLGLGHDSRRSFSTTDVDFYKWTQWIFLQIYNSWFDTALGRARRIDELIAEFDSGTRTLDNGREWSALSDGDRADVIDGHRLVYRADSVVNWCPGLGTVLANEEVTSDGRSDRGNFPVFRKRLRQWMMRITAYSDRLLDDLEVLDWPDKVKAMQRNWIGRSVGASVLFDSPAGDIGVFTTRPDTLFGATYLVLAPEHEMVDALVTESWPDGTDARWTYDAGNPADAVASYRKAIAAKSDLERQENKTKTGVFLGSYAVNPVNGAQVPIFIADYVLAGYGTGAIMAVPSGDQRDWDFATEFGLPIVEVVRRAGAERPGEDSPAGGDISQAAYSGDGTLVNSGYLNGLGVSDAKAEVTRRLEADGRGQGRVEFKLRDWLFARQRYWGEPFPIVYDADGRAHGLPESALPVELPDVPDYAPVSFDPDDADSEPSPPLAKATEWVNVELDLGDGLQPYTRDTNVMPQWAGSSWYELRYTDPHNPDELCAKENEAYWMGPRPAEHGPADPGGVDLYVGGVEHAVLHLLYSRFWHKVLFDLGHVSSSEPYRRLVNQGYIQAFAYTDSRGSYVPAAEVVERDGKFFWPGPDGEIEVNQEFGKIGKSLKNSVSPDEICETYGADTLRVYEMSMGPLEASRPWATKDVVGAHRFLQRVWRLVVDESTGDTRVSAHEALDDATLRILHRTIDGVVDDYVHLRNNTAAAKLIEYTNHLTKAGVSARGALEPLVLMVAPLAPHLAEELWQRLGHDTSLAHGPFPVADPAYLIEDTVEYPVQVNGKVRGRITVPADADKSTVESLARADEKVLAFLAGAEPKKVIVVPGRLVNLVV from the coding sequence GTGACCGAATCCCCGACCTCAGGCCCTGTTGCGGCAGTTACTGCCGCAGAGTCCGACGCGCCCGCGTTCCGCTACTCGGCGGACCTGGCGGGTCGGATCGAGCAGACCTGGCAGGAGAGCTGGGAGCGGCACGGGACGTTCCACGTCCCGAACCCGGTGGGGCCGCTGGCGCCGTCGGACGGCGCATCGGTGCCTGCGGACAAGATGTTCGTCCAGGACATGTTCCCCTACCCTTCGGGTGAGGGTCTGCACGTCGGCCACCCGCTGGGCTACATCGCCACCGATGTGTACGCGCGGTACTACCGGATGCAGGGCCGCAATGTGCTGCATGCGCTGGGCTTCGACGCGTTCGGGTTGCCCGCCGAGCAGTACGCCGTGCAGACGGGCACCCACCCGCGCACCCGCACCGAAGCCAACATCGTCAACTTCAAGCGCCAGCTCGGTCGCCTCGGCCTGGGCCACGACTCGCGGCGCAGCTTCTCCACCACTGACGTCGACTTCTACAAGTGGACGCAGTGGATCTTCTTGCAGATCTACAACTCCTGGTTCGACACCGCACTGGGCCGGGCCCGCCGCATCGATGAACTGATTGCGGAATTCGATTCCGGGACAAGAACTCTAGATAACGGCCGGGAGTGGTCGGCGCTATCCGACGGTGACCGCGCCGACGTGATCGACGGCCACCGGTTGGTCTACCGCGCCGATTCGGTGGTCAACTGGTGCCCCGGCCTGGGCACCGTCCTGGCCAACGAAGAAGTCACCTCCGACGGCCGCAGCGACCGCGGCAACTTCCCGGTGTTCCGTAAACGCCTGCGCCAGTGGATGATGCGCATCACCGCCTATTCGGATCGACTGCTCGACGACCTCGAGGTGCTGGATTGGCCGGACAAGGTCAAAGCGATGCAGCGCAACTGGATCGGCCGCTCCGTCGGTGCGTCGGTGCTGTTCGACTCTCCGGCCGGAGACATCGGCGTGTTCACCACCCGGCCCGACACGTTGTTCGGCGCCACCTATCTGGTGTTGGCGCCCGAGCATGAAATGGTCGACGCCCTGGTCACCGAATCCTGGCCCGACGGTACCGACGCCCGCTGGACCTACGATGCGGGCAACCCGGCGGACGCCGTCGCGTCCTACCGCAAGGCGATCGCGGCCAAGTCCGATCTCGAGCGCCAGGAGAACAAGACCAAAACCGGTGTGTTCCTGGGTAGTTACGCCGTCAACCCGGTCAACGGCGCGCAGGTCCCGATCTTCATCGCCGATTATGTGCTGGCCGGTTACGGCACCGGTGCCATCATGGCGGTGCCCAGCGGCGACCAGCGCGACTGGGACTTCGCCACAGAGTTCGGGCTGCCCATCGTGGAAGTGGTTCGGCGGGCAGGAGCGGAGCGACCCGGGGAAGACAGCCCAGCCGGCGGCGATATCTCGCAGGCCGCCTATTCGGGCGACGGCACCCTGGTCAACTCGGGTTACCTCAATGGTCTGGGCGTGTCCGATGCCAAAGCCGAGGTGACCCGGCGCCTCGAAGCCGACGGTCGCGGGCAGGGGCGTGTCGAATTCAAGCTGCGCGACTGGCTTTTCGCGCGGCAGCGGTACTGGGGTGAGCCGTTCCCCATTGTCTATGACGCCGACGGTCGCGCGCACGGGCTGCCGGAGTCGGCGTTGCCCGTGGAGCTGCCCGACGTGCCGGATTATGCACCGGTGTCGTTCGACCCCGACGACGCGGACAGCGAGCCGTCACCGCCGCTGGCGAAGGCCACCGAGTGGGTCAATGTGGAACTGGACCTCGGCGACGGGTTGCAGCCTTACACCCGCGACACCAACGTGATGCCGCAGTGGGCGGGCAGCTCCTGGTACGAGCTGCGTTACACCGACCCGCACAATCCGGATGAGTTGTGCGCCAAGGAAAACGAGGCGTACTGGATGGGGCCGCGGCCGGCTGAACACGGCCCTGCGGACCCGGGTGGGGTGGACCTCTACGTCGGCGGCGTCGAGCACGCGGTGCTGCATCTGCTGTACTCGCGGTTCTGGCACAAGGTGCTCTTCGATCTCGGTCACGTGTCCTCCAGCGAGCCGTATCGCCGCCTGGTCAACCAGGGGTATATCCAGGCATTTGCCTACACCGACTCCCGGGGCTCCTATGTGCCGGCCGCCGAGGTCGTCGAGCGGGACGGGAAGTTCTTCTGGCCCGGTCCTGACGGTGAGATCGAGGTGAACCAGGAGTTCGGCAAGATCGGCAAGAGCCTGAAGAACTCCGTTTCACCCGATGAGATCTGCGAGACCTACGGCGCCGACACCCTGCGGGTGTACGAGATGTCGATGGGACCGCTGGAGGCGTCCCGGCCGTGGGCGACCAAGGATGTCGTCGGCGCGCACCGGTTCCTGCAGCGGGTGTGGCGCCTGGTCGTCGATGAGAGCACCGGCGACACCCGGGTGTCCGCACACGAGGCGCTCGACGATGCCACCCTGCGAATCCTGCACCGCACCATCGACGGCGTCGTCGACGATTACGTTCACCTGCGGAACAACACCGCGGCGGCGAAGCTGATCGAGTACACCAACCACCTCACCAAGGCGGGGGTGAGCGCACGCGGGGCACTGGAACCGTTGGTGCTCATGGTCGCGCCGCTGGCACCGCACCTGGCTGAGGAGTTGTGGCAGCGGCTCGGCCATGACACCTCGTTGGCGCACGGCCCGTTCCCGGTGGCCGACCCGGCCTATCTGATCGAAGACACGGTCGAGTACCCGGTCCAGGTCAACGGCAAGGTGCGCGGTCGCATCACGGTTCCCGCCGACGCCGACAAGTCCACCGTGGAGTCGCTGGCGCGCGCCGACGAGAAGGTGCTGGCGTTCCTGGCGGGTGCGGAACCCAAGAAGGTGATCGTGGTTCCGGGCCGGTTGGTCAACCTGGTCGTCTAG